One genomic segment of Streptomyces sp. TLI_146 includes these proteins:
- a CDS encoding DUF6343 family protein, translated as MRTGSEPTTARSPLRMRFWLSVWGLIWALAGTAGFALEDRPGWMGACAALALVIAIDLTMIIHHIHQGPHYQPGPDVPPYEPPRRR; from the coding sequence ATGCGCACTGGGAGTGAACCCACGACCGCGCGCAGTCCCCTGCGGATGCGGTTCTGGCTGAGCGTATGGGGCCTGATCTGGGCCCTAGCAGGCACGGCGGGCTTCGCCTTGGAGGACCGCCCCGGGTGGATGGGGGCGTGCGCGGCACTCGCCCTGGTGATCGCGATCGACCTCACCATGATCATCCACCACATCCATCAGGGGCCCCACTACCAGCCGGGCCCTGACGTTCCCCCCTATGAGCCGCCTCGGCGGCGTTAG
- a CDS encoding DUF3592 domain-containing protein has protein sequence MLFVLAGFTVFGGLVALLAGAYGLRETRRIAAAGAATWALVKPAPPGSGRPLLQYETADGRVLELPSPVPPTRREPLTPGARVHLSYDPADPREVILLGRERTGLDRTFVAAGAAVLAVGLVLAMAAL, from the coding sequence GTGCTCTTCGTACTGGCGGGTTTCACGGTCTTCGGCGGGCTGGTGGCACTGCTGGCCGGTGCGTACGGGCTGCGGGAGACCCGGCGCATCGCGGCGGCCGGCGCCGCTACCTGGGCGCTGGTCAAGCCCGCCCCGCCCGGCTCCGGGCGCCCGCTCCTCCAGTACGAGACGGCCGACGGCCGGGTCCTAGAGCTGCCGTCCCCCGTACCGCCCACGCGGCGCGAGCCACTGACCCCGGGCGCGCGCGTGCACCTCTCCTACGACCCGGCCGACCCGCGCGAGGTCATTCTGCTGGGTCGGGAACGAACGGGCCTGGACCGTACGTTTGTAGCGGCAGGAGCCGCCGTACTGGCCGTGGGTCTGGTCCTGGCGATGGCCGCGCTGTGA
- a CDS encoding tetratricopeptide repeat protein has product MAESTPETHVIDFRAAEQLLAARDPRGAVKLLDSVVAAHPENTAARLLRARAFFAAAQLRAAELEFQLVLEREPDNAFAHFALARTYERTARPDQAVRHFRLAAALDPKPEYVEAARFDVDDA; this is encoded by the coding sequence GTGGCCGAGAGCACCCCGGAAACGCACGTCATCGACTTCCGCGCGGCGGAGCAGCTGCTGGCTGCCCGTGACCCTCGCGGCGCGGTGAAGCTCCTCGACTCGGTCGTCGCGGCCCACCCCGAGAACACCGCCGCCCGCCTCCTGCGCGCCCGCGCGTTCTTCGCCGCGGCCCAACTCCGCGCGGCGGAACTGGAATTCCAGCTGGTCCTGGAACGCGAACCGGACAACGCCTTCGCCCACTTCGCCCTGGCCCGCACCTACGAACGCACGGCCCGCCCCGACCAGGCGGTCCGCCACTTCCGCCTGGCGGCGGCCCTGGACCCGAAGCCGGAGTATGTGGAGGCGGCGCGGTTCGACGTGGACGACGCCTAA
- the coaE gene encoding dephospho-CoA kinase: MLKVGLTGGIGAGKSEVSRMLVSYGAVLIDADKIAREVVEPGTPGLAAVVEAFGAGILTADGTLDRPALGAIVFADPAKLAVLNGIVHPLVGARSAELEAAAGPDSVVIHDVPLLTENGLAPLYDLVVVVDAAPATQLDRLTRLRGMAKPEAEARMAAQATREQRLAVADLVIDNDGPLEALEPQVRKVWGELLERAAAR; encoded by the coding sequence ATGCTGAAGGTGGGCCTGACCGGCGGAATCGGCGCCGGCAAGAGCGAAGTGTCGCGCATGCTCGTCTCGTACGGGGCGGTGCTGATCGACGCCGACAAGATCGCCCGCGAGGTGGTCGAGCCCGGAACCCCGGGGCTGGCGGCGGTGGTCGAGGCGTTCGGCGCCGGGATCCTCACGGCGGACGGCACCCTGGACCGCCCTGCCCTGGGTGCGATCGTCTTCGCCGACCCCGCGAAGCTCGCTGTCCTGAACGGCATCGTCCACCCGCTGGTCGGCGCGCGCTCGGCGGAGCTGGAGGCAGCCGCGGGCCCCGACTCAGTGGTGATCCACGACGTCCCGCTGCTGACCGAGAACGGTCTGGCCCCGCTGTACGACCTGGTGGTGGTCGTCGACGCCGCCCCCGCCACGCAGCTGGACCGGCTGACGCGGCTGCGCGGCATGGCGAAGCCGGAGGCCGAGGCGCGGATGGCGGCCCAGGCGACGCGCGAGCAGCGGCTGGCTGTGGCGGACCTGGTCATCGACAACGACGGGCCGCTGGAGGCGCTGGAACCGCAGGTCAGGAAGGTGTGGGGCGAGCTCCTGGAGCGGGCGGCCGCACGCTAG
- a CDS encoding PAC2 family protein: protein MALAQESAGLVMLYHFDGYIDAGETGEQIVGKLLDSLPHQVVARFDHDRLVDYRARRPLLTFKRDRWTDFETPAIEVRLVQDATGAPFLLMSGPEPDVEWERFAVAVRQIVERLGVRLSVNFHGIPMGVPHTRPVGITPHGNRTDLMPGHRSPFDEAQVPGSAESLIEYRLMEAGHDVLGVATHVPHYVARSAYPDAALTALEAITAATGLVLPSIAHGLRTEAQRTQTEIERQIGEGDEELVTLVQGLEHQYDAIAGAETRGNLVAEPADLPSADELGREFERFLAEREGDV, encoded by the coding sequence ATGGCGCTCGCGCAGGAGTCGGCCGGCCTGGTCATGCTGTACCACTTCGACGGATACATCGATGCGGGTGAGACCGGCGAGCAGATCGTCGGGAAGCTGCTGGACAGCCTGCCCCACCAGGTGGTGGCGCGCTTCGACCACGACAGACTTGTCGACTACCGCGCCCGCCGGCCGCTGCTGACCTTCAAGCGGGACCGCTGGACGGACTTCGAGACCCCCGCGATCGAGGTGCGCCTGGTGCAGGACGCCACGGGCGCGCCGTTTCTGCTGATGTCCGGCCCGGAGCCGGACGTGGAGTGGGAGCGTTTCGCCGTCGCCGTACGGCAGATCGTCGAGCGCCTCGGTGTACGCCTTTCGGTCAACTTCCACGGCATTCCGATGGGCGTTCCGCACACCCGCCCCGTCGGCATCACGCCGCACGGCAACCGCACGGACCTGATGCCGGGTCACCGCTCGCCCTTCGACGAGGCGCAAGTGCCCGGCAGCGCCGAGTCGTTGATCGAGTACCGGCTGATGGAGGCCGGACATGACGTCCTCGGCGTGGCCACGCACGTCCCGCACTACGTGGCGCGGTCGGCCTACCCGGACGCCGCGCTGACCGCCCTGGAGGCCATCACGGCGGCCACGGGCCTGGTGCTGCCGAGCATCGCCCACGGTCTGCGGACCGAGGCACAGCGCACCCAGACGGAGATCGAGCGCCAGATCGGCGAGGGCGACGAGGAACTCGTCACGCTCGTGCAGGGACTTGAGCACCAGTACGACGCGATCGCGGGCGCCGAGACCCGGGGCAACCTGGTCGCCGAACCGGCGGACCTGCCGTCGGCGGACGAACTGGGCCGCGAGTTCGAGCGGTTCCTCGCGGAGCGCGAGGGAGACGTCTGA